In the genome of Myxococcus stipitatus, one region contains:
- a CDS encoding N-acetyltransferase, with protein sequence MALPAEPPAAQPSLPPLAPDVLVTPVRDAASRMAFIRFPASLYAGDPNWVPPLEMERKDFIDPKKNPFFEYGEVELFLARRGQEVVGRIAAIRNPRHQEIHGTKEGFFGLFECVNDAGVARMLLEAAGAWLKERGLDAMLGPANFSSNQDWGLLVEGYDTPPAIMMPYNPPYYATMLESCGLTKAKDLFAFELSASAEPPEKVVRIAEKMRQREGITVRAVNLKDFANEVERIRDIYNSAWEKNWGFVPFTDREFDHLAKDMKSIVRPELVLIAEVKGEPVAFSMTLPDANQALKAANGRLTTFGLPIGLVKLVLASRRIDRLRLITLGIKEGYRRRGLDAILYLDTLRTAHQLGYSGGEISWTLEDNHLVNRAIESMGGKRSKAYRIYQRPL encoded by the coding sequence TTCCCGGCCTCGCTCTACGCGGGAGATCCGAACTGGGTCCCCCCGCTGGAGATGGAGCGCAAGGACTTCATCGACCCGAAGAAGAACCCCTTCTTCGAGTACGGCGAGGTGGAGCTGTTCCTCGCGCGCCGGGGGCAGGAGGTGGTGGGGCGCATCGCCGCCATCCGCAATCCGCGCCACCAGGAGATCCACGGCACGAAGGAGGGCTTCTTCGGCCTCTTCGAGTGCGTGAATGACGCGGGTGTCGCGCGGATGCTGCTCGAGGCCGCGGGCGCCTGGCTCAAGGAGCGGGGCCTGGACGCCATGCTCGGGCCGGCCAACTTCTCGTCCAACCAGGACTGGGGGTTGCTCGTCGAAGGCTACGACACGCCTCCGGCCATCATGATGCCGTACAACCCGCCGTATTACGCGACGATGCTGGAGTCGTGCGGGTTGACGAAGGCGAAGGACCTCTTCGCTTTCGAGCTGTCCGCCTCCGCGGAGCCGCCCGAGAAGGTGGTTCGCATCGCGGAGAAGATGCGCCAGCGCGAGGGCATCACCGTGCGCGCCGTGAACCTCAAGGACTTCGCCAACGAGGTCGAGCGCATCCGCGACATCTACAACTCCGCCTGGGAGAAGAACTGGGGCTTCGTGCCCTTCACGGACCGGGAGTTCGACCACCTGGCCAAGGACATGAAGTCCATCGTCCGGCCGGAGCTCGTGCTCATCGCCGAGGTGAAGGGCGAGCCCGTGGCCTTCTCCATGACGCTGCCGGACGCCAACCAGGCCCTCAAGGCGGCCAACGGGCGGCTGACGACGTTCGGTCTCCCCATCGGTCTGGTGAAGCTGGTGCTGGCCTCGCGCCGCATTGACCGGCTGCGCCTCATCACCCTCGGCATCAAGGAGGGCTACCGGCGCCGGGGCCTGGACGCCATTCTCTACCTGGACACGCTGCGGACCGCGCACCAGCTCGGCTATTCGGGCGGTGAGATCTCCTGGACGCTCGAGGACAACCACCTCGTCAACCGCGCCATCGAGTCGATGGGCGGCAAGCGCTCCAAGGCGTACCGCATCTACCAGCGCCCGCTGTAA
- a CDS encoding TolC family protein, with protein sequence MRRHLDRGVTVALVLAAGLSAAQFTPGSTGQGGGATPGTTGSTPAPSAPSTTGTTGSGTSSGPSTGAGASPTVSTPTAPKTPSPNTNPSAGTVIPPSPPVIAPETVENPTPQIEGRTVSPAPMRETAREAQQAGDKVRQTPDAEAAPAKASPLTLAQLVERARTSDSRVEEASAELRKFEALYEQARWAWFPKFEISVGMGGPVPEARNNSLGGPPTTKASYEGDFNFGKVGVTMFSNGNAVLPLYTFGKLTALKKAGAQGPVLGAALRERARDEAGFQAAQAYFSYQLARSGLQQIDEVSKRLEDAAEKIAALLKEESPQVSQVDTYKVRFFRQMVEARKAEAQQGRMLALTAIGVLANASPGAEVEVVEEDLEPTAEVEPPSLERALTLAENYRPELTAIAAGIIAREAEVFIRERSYFPDLGLAGFYDVRYTTSATRQKNPFAFDPYNDRTAGLGLVMRGTFDIPIKDAQLDQARAELDKLRAQEKQIRAGIRLEVTKVHGELVAAWAKARAFTDAEKSARRWVTAAFAAFDLGTGETRDLVDAFTAYAQVTGDRAKSWFDVRLGMAALARVTGTPPAPGE encoded by the coding sequence ATGCGCAGACACCTGGATCGAGGCGTGACAGTGGCGCTGGTGCTCGCGGCCGGACTGTCCGCCGCGCAGTTCACACCCGGCTCCACGGGGCAGGGTGGCGGCGCGACGCCGGGAACCACGGGAAGCACGCCGGCTCCGAGCGCTCCCTCCACCACGGGGACAACGGGCAGCGGAACCAGCAGCGGCCCGTCGACGGGTGCGGGCGCGAGCCCCACGGTCTCGACCCCCACGGCGCCGAAAACGCCCTCGCCCAACACGAATCCCAGCGCTGGCACGGTCATTCCTCCATCGCCTCCGGTGATTGCTCCCGAGACGGTGGAGAATCCGACGCCTCAGATCGAGGGGCGGACGGTGTCGCCCGCTCCGATGCGGGAGACCGCGCGCGAGGCGCAGCAGGCCGGGGACAAGGTCCGCCAGACGCCTGACGCGGAGGCTGCTCCGGCGAAGGCGTCTCCCTTGACGTTGGCGCAGCTCGTGGAGCGGGCGCGCACGTCGGACTCCCGAGTGGAGGAGGCGAGCGCGGAGCTGCGCAAGTTCGAGGCGCTCTATGAGCAGGCGCGCTGGGCCTGGTTTCCCAAGTTCGAGATCTCGGTGGGCATGGGCGGTCCTGTGCCCGAAGCCCGGAACAACTCCCTGGGCGGGCCGCCCACCACGAAGGCCTCCTACGAGGGGGACTTCAACTTCGGCAAGGTCGGCGTGACGATGTTCTCGAACGGCAACGCCGTGTTGCCGCTCTACACCTTTGGAAAGCTGACGGCCCTGAAGAAGGCGGGAGCGCAGGGCCCCGTCCTGGGCGCGGCGCTGCGAGAGCGGGCCCGGGACGAGGCGGGCTTCCAGGCCGCGCAGGCCTACTTCAGCTATCAGCTGGCGCGCTCGGGTCTTCAGCAGATCGACGAGGTGTCCAAGCGACTGGAGGACGCCGCCGAGAAGATCGCCGCGCTCCTGAAGGAAGAGTCGCCGCAGGTGTCCCAGGTGGACACGTACAAGGTCCGCTTCTTCCGGCAGATGGTGGAGGCGCGCAAGGCGGAGGCCCAGCAGGGGAGGATGCTCGCGCTGACGGCCATCGGTGTGCTGGCCAACGCCTCGCCGGGTGCCGAGGTGGAGGTCGTCGAGGAGGATCTCGAGCCGACGGCCGAGGTCGAGCCACCTTCCTTGGAGCGTGCGCTGACGCTGGCCGAGAACTACCGGCCAGAGCTCACCGCCATCGCGGCCGGAATCATCGCGCGCGAGGCGGAAGTGTTCATCCGTGAGCGCAGCTACTTCCCGGACCTGGGACTCGCGGGCTTCTACGACGTCCGCTACACCACCAGCGCGACGCGGCAGAAGAATCCGTTCGCGTTTGATCCCTACAACGACCGCACCGCCGGCCTGGGCCTGGTGATGCGGGGGACCTTCGATATCCCCATCAAGGACGCGCAGCTCGACCAGGCGCGGGCGGAGCTCGACAAGCTCCGTGCCCAGGAGAAGCAGATCCGCGCCGGCATCCGTCTGGAAGTGACGAAGGTGCACGGCGAGCTGGTGGCCGCGTGGGCCAAGGCCCGAGCCTTCACCGATGCCGAGAAGAGCGCTCGTCGCTGGGTGACGGCCGCCTTCGCCGCGTTCGACCTGGGGACGGGGGAGACGCGCGATTTGGTGGACGCTTTCACCGCCTATGCGCAGGTTACAGGCGACCGGGCGAAGAGCTGGTTCGACGTCCGGTTGGGAATGGCGGCTCTCGCGCGTGTGACGGGAACGCCTCCGGCCCCGGGTGAATAA
- a CDS encoding ABC transporter substrate-binding protein codes for MIASLLAATLLAAAPTPLSVVKSGNADVQRAANAPGATVESLATVVEKFVDFQELAKRALGDKTWTSLTPAQRKDFSETMTGLLRASYAQKAIGQAQADVKYGKESIEGTEATVNTTLTLKKDQIPVDYRLYKQTAKADWRIYDVVTDEVSLVDTYKGQFQKLLSTKGFDGLLSTLKTKRAQLEKENAAQSAKGSSATGGSAGPGK; via the coding sequence ATGATTGCTTCCCTGCTTGCCGCCACCTTGCTTGCCGCGGCGCCCACTCCCCTCAGTGTCGTCAAGTCCGGGAACGCGGATGTCCAGCGGGCAGCCAACGCCCCCGGCGCCACCGTCGAGTCCCTCGCCACCGTCGTCGAGAAGTTCGTCGACTTCCAGGAGCTGGCGAAGCGCGCCCTGGGTGACAAGACGTGGACCTCCCTCACGCCCGCCCAGCGCAAGGACTTCTCCGAGACGATGACGGGGCTCCTGCGTGCGTCCTACGCCCAGAAGGCCATTGGCCAGGCGCAGGCGGACGTGAAGTACGGCAAGGAGTCCATCGAGGGCACCGAGGCCACCGTCAACACCACGCTCACCCTCAAGAAGGACCAGATTCCCGTCGACTACCGCCTGTACAAGCAGACGGCGAAGGCGGACTGGCGCATCTACGACGTCGTCACGGACGAGGTGTCGCTCGTGGACACCTACAAGGGCCAGTTCCAGAAGCTGCTGAGCACCAAGGGCTTCGACGGGCTGCTCTCCACGCTGAAGACCAAGCGGGCGCAGCTCGAGAAGGAGAACGCGGCGCAGTCCGCCAAGGGCTCCTCCGCGACGGGTGGCTCCGCCGGCCCCGGGAAGTGA
- a CDS encoding NAD(P)-dependent oxidoreductase: MRFLLTGGTGFIGQRLASRIIERGDSLTALVRPSSRREALAALGAKFAVGDLTTGEGLAEAVRDVDCVLHLAGVTKAREPAGYFEGNANGTRRVAEAMAALPRPPRLVYCSSLAAAGPSTPERPRREEDTPAPVSTYGRSKLGGEEAVREFADRVPSVIVRPPMVYGPGDAEFIPSVIPMARSGVALKSGFGPKRYSLIHVDDLNTTLLAAAERGPTLDKSDPGRGVYTVSDGYEYTWEEICAAVARAMGRKPPTVLPMPDSLSYLIGLGSEAIARLRGTIPILNRDKVREMMCPSWTCTTERASRELGFAPTIPLDQGLLETLASYQRAALALS, translated from the coding sequence GTGCGTTTCCTGCTGACCGGAGGCACCGGCTTCATCGGCCAGCGGCTCGCGAGCCGCATCATCGAGCGAGGCGACTCGCTCACCGCGCTCGTCCGCCCCAGCTCGCGGCGAGAGGCCCTCGCGGCGCTCGGCGCGAAGTTCGCGGTGGGCGACCTCACGACGGGAGAAGGCCTCGCCGAGGCCGTGCGCGACGTCGACTGTGTCCTCCATCTGGCCGGAGTCACCAAGGCCCGGGAGCCCGCCGGCTACTTCGAGGGCAATGCGAACGGCACCCGCCGTGTCGCGGAGGCGATGGCCGCCCTCCCCCGCCCTCCCCGACTCGTCTACTGCTCGTCCCTGGCCGCCGCGGGCCCCTCCACGCCGGAGCGTCCGCGCCGCGAGGAGGACACCCCCGCGCCTGTCTCCACCTACGGCCGCAGCAAGCTGGGTGGAGAGGAGGCGGTGCGAGAGTTCGCGGACCGCGTGCCCTCCGTCATCGTCCGTCCGCCCATGGTCTACGGCCCGGGTGACGCGGAGTTCATCCCCTCCGTCATCCCCATGGCCCGAAGCGGCGTGGCGCTCAAGAGCGGCTTCGGCCCCAAGCGCTACTCCCTCATCCACGTGGATGACCTGAACACCACGCTGCTCGCCGCCGCCGAGCGGGGCCCCACACTGGACAAGTCCGACCCGGGGCGAGGCGTCTACACCGTGTCTGACGGGTACGAGTACACGTGGGAGGAGATCTGCGCCGCCGTGGCTCGCGCCATGGGCCGCAAGCCGCCCACCGTGCTGCCCATGCCCGACAGCTTGAGCTACCTCATCGGTCTCGGCTCCGAGGCCATCGCGCGACTCCGTGGCACCATCCCCATCCTCAATCGGGACAAGGTCCGCGAGATGATGTGCCCTTCATGGACGTGCACCACCGAGCGCGCGTCTCGCGAGCTGGGCTTCGCGCCTACCATCCCCCTGGACCAGGGACTCCTCGAGACCCTCGCGTCGTATCAGCGGGCCGCGCTCGCCCTGTCCTGA